The Gemmatimonadaceae bacterium DNA segment GATCGAGAACGGCACGCTGTCGGCTGCGCAGGCGCCCGTCGGGGCGTCGGCTCCGGCGGCGGCGGCCGAAATGTCGCCGCTCCCGCCCGGCCGGTAACACGCCGCGCGTCGTCGCCGGGCTGGCGGGGGTCGCCTCCACGGGCCCCCGTCAGCCCCGGCCGACGCCGATGCGTGAGCAGTTCCTCCACACCACTCGCCCCCCCGCAGTTCTTTCTCTGCGCGTCCGGAGATATCGCCCATGGCGATGCTGAGCTTCGAACAGAAGTACCGTGTCCGCGGTGGCACGCTGATCGGCGGAGATCTGTTTGATTTCTGGTTCGGTCCGTTCTACGTGGGCTTTTTTGGGGTCACGACGATTTTCTTCGCCACGCTCGGCACGCTGTTGTGCGTGTGGGGTGCCGCGATGGGACCGACGTGGAACCTGTGGCAAATCTCGATTGCGCCGCCCGATCTCAAATACGGGCTGGGCCTCGCGCCACTCCGCGAAGGCGGGTTGTGGCAGATCATCACGTTGTGTGCCCTCGGCGCCTTCGGCAGCTGGGCCCTCCGCCAGGCGGAGATCAGCCGCAAGCTCGGCATGGGTATGCACATTCCGTGGGCATACGGCGGTGCCGTCCTCGCCTACACGACGCTCGTGGTCATTCGCCCGCTGCTCCTCGGCGCCTGGGGCCATGGCTTTCCGTACGGCATCTTCTCGCACCTGGACTGGGTGTCGAACGTGGGGTACCAGTACCTCCACTTCCACTACAATCCGGCGCACATGATCGCCGTGACGTTCTTCTTCACGAACTGCTTCGCTCTTGCGCTGCACGGGTCGCTGATCCTCTCGGTCACGAACCCGCCCAAGGGCACCGAAGTCGGCACGAGTGAACAGGAGAACGTCTTCTTCCGCGACCTGCTCGGCTACTCGATCGGCGCGATGGGCATTCACCGGCTCGGCCTGTTCCTCGCGGTCGGCGCGGCCGTCTGGAGTGCCATCTGCATCGTGATCTCCGGCCCCTTCTGGACCAAGGGCTGGCCCGAGTGGTGGAACTGGTGGCTCAACCTCCCCATCTGGAAGTGAGGACCAGCCACCATGCTTGAATACCAGAGTCTGTTCACGCGTGTCCAGATCCGCACGATTCCCGATCCGGGGCTTCCGATCGCGAATGGTGAGGAACGCTTCGGCAAGGGCACGTTCTCGTACCTGATGGGCAAGTTCGGCGACGCGCAGATCGGCCCCATCTACCTCGGCTGGACCGGCGTGCTGTCGCTGATCTTCGGCTTCATCGCCTTCGAGATCATCGGCCTGAACATGTGGGCCTCGGTGGGCTGGGATCCGGTGGAGTTCATCCGCCAGCTCCCGTGGCTGGCCCTCGAGCCGCCGCCACCGCAGTACGGCCTCCACATCCCGCCGCTCGCGCAGGGTGGCTGGTACCTGATGGCCGGCTTCTTCCTGACGCTCAGCATCATCCTCTGGTGGGTGCGCACGTATCGCCGCGCCCGTGCCCTCAAGATGGGCACGCACCTGCCGTGGGCCTTTGCCAGCGCGATCTTCCTGTACTCGACGTTCTTCTTCCAGCCGCTGCTCGTGGGCAGCTGGAGCGAGATGGTGCCCTTCGGCATCTTCCCGCACCTCGACTGGACGTCGGCGTTCTCGATCCGCTACGGCAACCTGTACTACAACCCGTTCCACGCGCTCTCCATCGCGTTCCTCTACGGCTCGGCGGTGTTGTTCGCGATGCACGGCGCCACGATTCTCGCGGTGGCCCGCCTCGGCGGTGAACGCGAAATCGAGCAGATCACCGACCGCGGCACCGCCGCCGAACGCGTGATGCTCTTCTGGCGCTGGTGCATGGGCTTCAACGCCACGATGGAATCGGTGCACCGCTGGGCCTGGTGGTTTGCCGTGCTCACCACCTTCACGGGTGGCATCGGCATCCTCCTGACCGGCACGGTGGTCGACAACTGGTACCTCTGGGGCGTGAAGCATGGCCTCGTGGCGCCGTACCCGGCGCAGAACACCCTGACGCCCGAACAGCAGGAGCTGCTGCGCGGTCGCTACCAGGGCACGGCGCCGGACAGCTTCCCGAGCTACCTCCCCGCGCAGGTCTCGATGCCGGACACCGCCAAGGCGGCGATCCCGCTCGACTCGCTCAAGGCAGATTCGACGAAGGCGGACACCACGAAGAAGGCGGACAGCACCAAGGCCGCGCCGGCCGCGGCCGCTGCTCCCGCTGCGGCGCCGGCCCCGGGAGTCAAGAAGCCATGAAATCGCTCCGTCAGCTCGCGATCGGTGCGCCGATCGCCCTGCTCTCGCTCAGCGCGTGCATCGGCGACCACAACACCGACGTCGTTCAGGTCGGCTATCGCGGTACCGCGATGGAGCAGAACTACACCCATCGCGACGTCAAGAACGCGCTCGCGCAGGTGAAGATCCCGACGCCCCCGCCGCCGGCGGGTGCGTCGCCGCCGGGGCCGCTCCCGTGGCAGAACGTGCAGGTGCTCAACGACATCTCCGTCGCCGAGTTCAACCGCACGATGATCGCGATGTCCACGATGGTCGCCGGCACGGGCAACTGTGCCTACTGCCACAACATCGCGAACCTCGCCGCGGACACGCTCCCGAACGGCAAGCCGCTCTACACGAAGCTGGTCGCCCGCCGCATGCTGCAGATGACGCGGCAGATCAACGGGCAGTACTCGGCGCACGTGAAGAACACCGGCGTGACCTGCTACACCTGCCATCAGGGCAAGCCGCTCCCCAACGGGCTCTGGTTCTACACCAGCCAGACCGACTACCTGCGCCATTACCTGGATCGTGACGGCGCCCGCGTCATCACGCAGCAGGTGACGCCGACCGCGGCGAACCGCAGCTCGGTCAAGCAGGCGGAGTGGACGCATGCGCTCATGATCTCGCAGTCCAAGTCGCTGGGCGTGAACTGCACGTACTGCCACAACACGCGGCAGTTCTCCAGCTGGACCCAGGCGCCGCCGGCCCGCGTCACCGCGTACCACGGCATCCTGATGCTCCGCGACGTGAACTCGAACTACCTGGCCCCGCTGCAGTCGGTCTTCCCGGCCGTCCGCCTCGGCGCCATGGGCGATGCCCCGAAGGCCCAGTGCATCACCTGCCACAACGGCCGCTACAAGCCGCTCTACGGCGCGCAGATGGCCAAGGACTACCCCGCGTTCTGGGGCCGTCCGGACTGGAACGGCGTCCCCTTCCCCGGGCTCAACCCGGTGGTGGCGACCGACAGCACCAAGGCGGACAGCACGAAGGTCGTCGCTCCGGCGCCGGCCCCGGCGGCCACCGAGGTGAAGAAGAGCAGCGCGGCACGTCCCTCGCCGGCCCCGGCCGTGGGCGGCACCCAGCAGCACTGACCCCTCCCGGGGCGGCGCCCTCACGCCGCCCCGCTCGCAACCGCGCATAGGGCCACCGGCCCGCCGCGCGGCCCACCCCGCGGCGCTTCGGCGCTGCGGGGTTTTGCGTCCCGGCGCACCAATCGCGAAACCTCGGCCGGTCGCCGCGCATTGAGGGTGCGTTGCGTGTGCCCTGCCGCGGCGGTTCCCCCCGCGAACGGCACGTCGCCTCCCCCGAATCACTCCTTCGACCGAGACCCGCCGTGTCCACGCGTCGCCTTCCTGTCTACATCCTCGCTGACGTGTCCGGCTCGATGCAGGGCACCCCCATCGAGTCGGTCAAGTCCGGCATCCGTCAGCTCCATCGCGACCTGCTGGGCGATCCGCAGGCGATCGAAAGCGCCTACCTGTCCGTCCTGACCTTCTCGAGTGCGGCGCAGCAGGTCGTGCCGCTCACGGAAGTGGCGATGTTCAATCCCCCCGATCTCGTCGCCAGCGGCCAGACCAACTTCGGCGACGGCCTGCGCCTGCTCCTCGAGTGCTTCGATCGCGAGATCACCCGCACGACGGCCGAGGTGAAGGGCGACTGGCGCCCGCTCGTCTTCATCCTCTCGGACGGCGCGCCGACCGACGTGGATTGGCCGGTGTATGCACAGCAGCTCCGTGAACGTCGCCCCGCGAACATCATCGCGGTGGCCTGCGGCGACCAGGCCGATACGGAGGTGCTCAAGCAGGTGACCGAGATCGTGATCCAGATGCAGGACATGTCCCCCGACGCCTTCAAGGCGTTCTTCCGCTTCGTCTCGGCCAGCGTGAAGCAGACGAGTGCCAAGGTGGGCGCGGTCGCGGACGGCGGCAGCATCACCCTGCCCCCGCCGCCGCCGGGGATCACCATTGTTCCGTAATCACGGCCGGCCTGGTGTTGCCGTATGACGACGCCTGACGCGCCGTCGCCTGATGCCTCGGTGCCCGAAGCCGCCGCGTTGGTCGCGGCGGCTTCTGCCGCTCCGGAGGCACCGCCGCGTGCCGTCTGGGCGCTGAACACGCCCGAGGCACCGTGGTGCCCCAAGGAGTGGACGGCGTGGCTCGAGGCCGCCGCCCCCGGGCTCCGGGCACGCCACGACGCCACCGCCGAGCGACATGGCACCGCCCCCCTCGCCGAAGCGGTCGGCAGCGCCCTGCGGACCGAGGGGTGGTCGCTCGTGCTCGCGTCGCGCCGCGGTCGCGTGCATGCCCATCGGGGCGAACATCGCGAAGATGCCGGCACCCTGCTCCGCTTCAGCGGCGGGTTTGTCGCCGCGGTCGCCGACGGGGCCGGCTCGGCGCCGTGGAGCCGCCTGGGGAGCGCCATCGCCACGGATGTCGTCACGCATGCGCTGCGCGAGGCGCTGCATCACGGCTCGGCGCCGGCGGAGGCGCTCTCCGGCGCGCTCGTCACCGCCGCCGCGCAGGTGAACGAGGCCATGCGTCGCTTTGCGGAGCAGGCGGGGCTGCCGCACAAGGCGCTCCGCTGCACGCTGCTGGTCATCGCCGTCCACGCCCACCAGCTCGGCGTGCTGCAGGTGGGCGACGGGGCCATGGCGCTCCGGCGTCACGACGGGACGCTGGTGCATCCGCATGCGGCCGCCACCGGGGACTTCTCGGGCGAGGTCGCCCACTTCCTTCCGGATGAGGGCGCGCTCGCCGTGCTGCAGCAGTCGGTCGCGGTGTACGATGCGCGCGAGATCAGCGCTGCATTGCTCGCCACCGACGGCGTGGAAGATCCGTGGTATCCGTTCACGCGTCATGCCGGATCGCTCTTCGACGTGCTGCAGCACGGGAGCCATTCAGCGGCCGTACTGCCCGCCGGACTCACGCTGTCGTGGCCCGACAGTGTGACCGCGGCGCCGGATCCAGTGCATGCGCTCGCGGAGTGGCTCGCGTTTGAAAAGCGCGGCGAGAACGATGATCGCACGCTCTGCCTGATCGAACGGGTCGCCTGACATGGGGACGGTCTCCTGCCGCCTGACCGACGGGCGCGTCCTGCAGCTCGATGACGAACCGATCGGCACCGGCGCCGAGAAGCGCGTGTTCCTCACGCGTGATCGGCAGTATGCCGTGGGATTCTACTACGGCACGCTGAGCGATCGCCGCGAGCGTGTCGATCGCCTCACGCGCATCCTCACGAACTACAATCCCACGCTCGCCAACAACGGCGCGTACTGGGCGCCGTACTTCTGCTGGCCGGTGGGCATGGCGAATGGGGAACAGGCCATTCCGCTCGAGTTCGCGCGCCGGCAGCAGCTCGTGTGGCCACCGCTGGCGGTGGTGACGCCGACGTATCGCCCGAACTTCTTCTTTGCCGATCGCTTCGGGCAGAAGCAGGAGAAGGAGGTGCGATGGTTCACCGGCGGCAAGGCGTCGAAGTTCGTGCCGCAGGCCGAGGTCGGCTCGCTGCTCACGCGCTTGCAGGTGGGCGTGAAGCTCGCGCGCGCCGTGCGCCGCCTGCACATGGCCGGGCTCGCGCACGCCGACCTGTCGAACAAGAACGTGCTCGTCGATCCCAAGGGCGGCGACGCCTGCATCATCGATATCGACTCGCTCGTCGTCCCCGGCGTCGCGCCGCCGGCGGTCCTCGGCACGCCAGGGTACATCGCGCCCGAGGTGCTCGCCAACAAGGCGCAGCCGAGCATCGCCACCGACAAGCATGCGCTGGCGGTACTGCTGTATGAGCTGCTGCTGCAGCGGCACCCGCTGCAGGGCAAGAAGGTCAACAGCACGCGCAGCGCCGAAGAAGACGAGCAGCTGTCGATGGGCGCCAAGGCGCTCTTCATCGAGCATCCCACCGACAAGCGGAATCCGCCGCTCAAGCCCATCACCGTGCCGTATACGCGGCTCGGGCCGGCACTCGCGCAGTGCTTCACGCGCACGTTCGTGGATGGCCTGCACCATCCGAACAAGCGCGCCGATGCCGCGGAGTGGGAGCTCGCGCTGTACAAGACGTTGCAGCGCATGCAT contains these protein-coding regions:
- a CDS encoding VWA domain-containing protein, with the protein product MSTRRLPVYILADVSGSMQGTPIESVKSGIRQLHRDLLGDPQAIESAYLSVLTFSSAAQQVVPLTEVAMFNPPDLVASGQTNFGDGLRLLLECFDREITRTTAEVKGDWRPLVFILSDGAPTDVDWPVYAQQLRERRPANIIAVACGDQADTEVLKQVTEIVIQMQDMSPDAFKAFFRFVSASVKQTSAKVGAVADGGSITLPPPPPGITIVP
- the pufL gene encoding photosynthetic reaction center subunit L, translated to MAMLSFEQKYRVRGGTLIGGDLFDFWFGPFYVGFFGVTTIFFATLGTLLCVWGAAMGPTWNLWQISIAPPDLKYGLGLAPLREGGLWQIITLCALGAFGSWALRQAEISRKLGMGMHIPWAYGGAVLAYTTLVVIRPLLLGAWGHGFPYGIFSHLDWVSNVGYQYLHFHYNPAHMIAVTFFFTNCFALALHGSLILSVTNPPKGTEVGTSEQENVFFRDLLGYSIGAMGIHRLGLFLAVGAAVWSAICIVISGPFWTKGWPEWWNWWLNLPIWK
- a CDS encoding protein phosphatase 2C domain-containing protein, coding for MTTPDAPSPDASVPEAAALVAAASAAPEAPPRAVWALNTPEAPWCPKEWTAWLEAAAPGLRARHDATAERHGTAPLAEAVGSALRTEGWSLVLASRRGRVHAHRGEHREDAGTLLRFSGGFVAAVADGAGSAPWSRLGSAIATDVVTHALREALHHGSAPAEALSGALVTAAAQVNEAMRRFAEQAGLPHKALRCTLLVIAVHAHQLGVLQVGDGAMALRRHDGTLVHPHAAATGDFSGEVAHFLPDEGALAVLQQSVAVYDAREISAALLATDGVEDPWYPFTRHAGSLFDVLQHGSHSAAVLPAGLTLSWPDSVTAAPDPVHALAEWLAFEKRGENDDRTLCLIERVA
- the pufM gene encoding photosynthetic reaction center subunit M → MLEYQSLFTRVQIRTIPDPGLPIANGEERFGKGTFSYLMGKFGDAQIGPIYLGWTGVLSLIFGFIAFEIIGLNMWASVGWDPVEFIRQLPWLALEPPPPQYGLHIPPLAQGGWYLMAGFFLTLSIILWWVRTYRRARALKMGTHLPWAFASAIFLYSTFFFQPLLVGSWSEMVPFGIFPHLDWTSAFSIRYGNLYYNPFHALSIAFLYGSAVLFAMHGATILAVARLGGEREIEQITDRGTAAERVMLFWRWCMGFNATMESVHRWAWWFAVLTTFTGGIGILLTGTVVDNWYLWGVKHGLVAPYPAQNTLTPEQQELLRGRYQGTAPDSFPSYLPAQVSMPDTAKAAIPLDSLKADSTKADTTKKADSTKAAPAAAAAPAAAPAPGVKKP
- a CDS encoding photosynthetic reaction center cytochrome c subunit, which gives rise to MKSLRQLAIGAPIALLSLSACIGDHNTDVVQVGYRGTAMEQNYTHRDVKNALAQVKIPTPPPPAGASPPGPLPWQNVQVLNDISVAEFNRTMIAMSTMVAGTGNCAYCHNIANLAADTLPNGKPLYTKLVARRMLQMTRQINGQYSAHVKNTGVTCYTCHQGKPLPNGLWFYTSQTDYLRHYLDRDGARVITQQVTPTAANRSSVKQAEWTHALMISQSKSLGVNCTYCHNTRQFSSWTQAPPARVTAYHGILMLRDVNSNYLAPLQSVFPAVRLGAMGDAPKAQCITCHNGRYKPLYGAQMAKDYPAFWGRPDWNGVPFPGLNPVVATDSTKADSTKVVAPAPAPAATEVKKSSAARPSPAPAVGGTQQH